The Leptospirales bacterium sequence CTTTGCGCCGCGGCGCTTGGCTACACGCTGCTGAATGACGATCCCGACGCCTGGTGGAAAGTGCAGAGCGTCCTGATCGTGCCGGTTGCCTGGCCGCTCTTGAATATTGCCATGGCATCGATCCTGGTTTTCAAGGCGGTCCGCGGCGACAGCGACGCCCGTTTGATGCTGGGCGGCTTCATCGCTCTGTTTGTCGGCGTCTTGACCGATCAACTGATATCCTTTGGCGTCCTTGCCATGCGTCCGATCTTTGGCTACCTGTTCAGCGCCTTCATCTTCATGGTCGCCATTATACTATCCAATCGTTTTCTGCGTCTGCACCGTGAAGTCGAGGACCTGAACCAGAATCTGGAAAAGAAAGTCGCTGATCGCACCAGACAGCTGCAGGAAACGCTCTCTGAAGTGAATTCGCTCAAGGTCCAGCAAGACGGGGACTACTTTCTAACCTCGCTGCTTCTGCAGCCGCTTGGCGAAAATACGGCCATCGACCCGCGCGTCCGCGTCGAGTTCCTGGTGCGGCAGAAGAAGCGCTTTCGTTTCCGTCACTGGCAGGCTGAGATTGGCGGCGATCTGTGCGCCGCCCATGATATCAGCCTCGGCGGCCAGCGCTATACGGCGGCCATCAACGCCGACGCAATGGGCAAGTCCATTCAAGGCGCAGGCGGCGCGCTGGTGCTGGGCACGGCCTTCAAGTCGATGATCATGCGCACCCAGCACCACGCGGACTACCAGCGCAAGTCGCCGGAGCGCTGGCTGATGGATTGCCTTCTTGAACTTCAAGATATCTTTGTTTCTTTCGACGGTAGGATGCTGGTCTCCGCCTTCCTATCGCTCACCGAGCAACGCAGCGGCGCTTTCTACTATATCAATGCCGAGCATCCGCGGCCGGCGCTGCTGCGCAAGGGCGTCGTCGAGTACCTTGGACTGGAAAGCCAGCTGTTGCGCAAGCTGGGGGTTGAGCACGCCGATCTGGCGCCGATGGTGGCGACCTTCGCCCTGGAACCGGATGATATCTTGATCATGGGCTCCGACGGACGCGATGATTTGCATATCGCCAACGACGAACAAGGTCGACGCATCATCAATGAGGACATGGATCTGTTTCGGCAGATTGTTGCCGAAGCAGGCGGGGATTTGCGCGGCATTCACGATGGGCTGGTGCGGCGCGGCATTCTGACCGACGATCTGACGCTGCTGCGCTTGAGCTATTGTGAAGATTGGAGCGCAGCATCGCGGACGACATTCGACGACAGCTGGACGAAAGCGATTGCCGAAGCGCGACGCTTGTGGCAGCTTCGCGACTTTGCGGCAGCCGCCGAAGCGCTGCAATCGGCTCGAAAATCCGGGCTGGATTTGCCGCGCGAGGCTCTGCTGATCGCCGCCGATTGTGCGCTGCGCTTGCGCCAGGGCAAGGAGGCGTTGCAGCACGCAATGGCGGCGCTGCAAATGCAGCCTGCCGATAGCGACGCTCTCTATCGCGCCTCACAGGCGGCCCGTCTGGCCGGCGACTTCCAGCTGGCAGTGGAGCTGGGCGAGCGGCTGCGTTTGCGTCGACCGCTGGATGGAGCGGCGCTGGCATTGCTGGCCGATTCCTGTCGACGCTGCGGCGATTCCCGTCGCGCCAGCTCTCTTTTGGAGCGTGCGCTGCAAATCGCGCCTGAGCATCAGGCGGTGCAGCAGATTCAGCGTTCCTTCCAGGCGCGCTAGAGAAGTTGCCGCAAGGCGTCGCTGAGCTTATCCCGGAAGTGGAGGCCGCGAAAGCGCTTATCGCTGGGATTGACCACAAAGGTATTGCGGACCTGCCCATCGGCCGCGGTGTCAATCAGCGCTTCGAGAATATCAATCTCCATCATCGATAGAATTTGCGCCAGGGCCAGCAGCAGGCCGCGACGGTCGCGGCCGTGGACAGTGATGCGCGGCAGGGAATCATCCAGATCAAATTCCACCAGTCCGCCGCCGCTGGCGTTGCGTTGCGGCGCGTCGCCGCGGCTTTGCAAATAGTCCAGCACGGAGATGCGCTCGAACAACAAGCGTTCGAAGTCATCCATCATGTGTTCGATCTTCAGGTCGTCGATCTTGCCAACGGAGGCGCCAGGTCGTATCACAAATCGGTCCTGAATCTGCAGATTGGACAGGGTGCAGATGTCGGCGTGCAGGATATCCCAGCCGTGGTGGTAGAGCACCGCGCAAAGCCGGTAGAGGATCTCCGGCGCATCGTGCATATTTTCGGCGGTCAGCAGATAGTCGCCGTTTTCATTGCGCGAGAGTCTGACATTGAGCCGGCCTGTATTGCGCTGATAGGGTTGAGCGTAGATCAACATGCCATTCCTCCACGGCGACTGCGCCAGCGCAGTCTTTAGGGCGCGTCCCTGGTAAGATCCAAGCAAAATGCGTGCCTGAACCTGGAGGCCTCCGGCGCCTGAAAAGCAGGCAAGTCGCCGTCAAAAACGAAGGGCCAGAATGCAGGGCGCCCAGAAAAGCTCCTGGCGTCTGAATTTCGTTTCAGCCCGACAGACGCTGCAGACGCAGAAAGAGTTCAATGGCCATGGCCAGGTGCCATACCAGCATGTGAGTGATGGTAACAAAAAATACGCCCAGCGGCGCCGGTCCGCCTGCCGGCCGCAGTCGAAACATCAAGATGAGAGTCAGGCCGCCGACCAGCAACGAGGGAATCGCAAATATCGGTCCGGCAATTTGCATTGGAATCCAGCCCAGCAGTATGACCAGCAAGAGAGCGAACTGATAGATGCGCATCTGGCGCAGCGTAGCCTGCGGACCGCGCGCAACCGGAAGGATCGGGAAGCCCGCGCGCTCGTAATCCTCGCGATAACGCAGACCAAGACACCAGAAATGAGGCGGCTGCCAGATGAACAGCAGCAAGAACAGGTAGAGGCCGTTGATGCTGATGGTTCCGCGGGCGGCGGCCTCGCCAATCAGCGGGCCAACTGCGCCGGCGACGCCGCCCAGTACCGTGTTCAAGGACGTTCGCGGCTTGAGCAGCCAGGTGTAGATGAATACATAGTAAAAGAATGAACCGACGGCAATGATCGCAGCCAGCGGATGCACAAAAGTCCAGAGTATTGCCAGTCCCAGTCCGAGCATTGTCGAACCAAGCACATAAGCCGCCTCGCGCGCAATCAAGCCAGCCGGCAACGGGCGCAGCCTGGTGCGTTCCATCAGCGCATCCGTTCGAACTTCAAGGATCTGGTTGTAAACAAAGGAGGATAGCGCCGTGAGGTAGGTTCCCAGCATCGTCAGGATAATGGTCTGCAGGGAGGGAATGCGCGCGCCCAGCAGCAATCCAGGGGCCACAGTTATCAGAATCGACAGTCCAAGTCCCGGCTTGAGCAGCCGGTAGAACGCGCGCAGATCAAGCCGGGCTTCGTTCAAGGCGCATCTCCAACCAGAGCATCCAGGCTCCAAGGAAAATGATATAGGCGACAATCGAGTGCAGCACGGTGATCGTTACCGGCACATAGTGCAATACATTCAAGGCCCCGATCAGAATTTGCAGCAGGATCGCGCTGAGTATAAACCACGCCATTTTGGCCTGTCGCGGCGGCCAGCGGCGCCATTCCGACTGGACAATGAGTACAATAGCCAGGATCAGCAAGGCGTAGGCGCCAAAGCGATGGCTGAGATGCTTTTCCGTTGCGCCAATCATGGGCGGCAAATAGACTGGAGTTTGCGTTACCCCGCCATCGCCGCGGGCTACATCCTCATAGTAACAGGCCGGGAAGGCCGGGCAAACCAGACCGGCT is a genomic window containing:
- the cyoE gene encoding heme o synthase: MNEARLDLRAFYRLLKPGLGLSILITVAPGLLLGARIPSLQTIILTMLGTYLTALSSFVYNQILEVRTDALMERTRLRPLPAGLIAREAAYVLGSTMLGLGLAILWTFVHPLAAIIAVGSFFYYVFIYTWLLKPRTSLNTVLGGVAGAVGPLIGEAAARGTISINGLYLFLLLFIWQPPHFWCLGLRYREDYERAGFPILPVARGPQATLRQMRIYQFALLLVILLGWIPMQIAGPIFAIPSLLVGGLTLILMFRLRPAGGPAPLGVFFVTITHMLVWHLAMAIELFLRLQRLSG
- a CDS encoding SpoIIE family protein phosphatase, with amino-acid sequence MRRLKLVAGIAQLLTAGALFAAPGSPSNRPAPALLSNYRHTLDLDSAGVGADWLVRATPPADLTDSLFPEDGWHPFRVPSYASDYAELASEIKDQALPELWLRREILLPAGPAPQLSIHLSRINDRDRVYWNGTLIGQSGAWGARVASAYDRERTYAIPESLVRGGQINTLLVHIQGYNAAYVGFDQGGLQFGPTELIYQASQRRLLLVISFAVAYFVVGLYFLFLFVRRRQERENFLFALFCFTVVVFQLLKEQIKYQSGLSFLSLKRAEFVCLYTLGPLFYLFLRSYFDLRVWQFRRWLDGGAIAGSLLCAAALGYTLLNDDPDAWWKVQSVLIVPVAWPLLNIAMASILVFKAVRGDSDARLMLGGFIALFVGVLTDQLISFGVLAMRPIFGYLFSAFIFMVAIILSNRFLRLHREVEDLNQNLEKKVADRTRQLQETLSEVNSLKVQQDGDYFLTSLLLQPLGENTAIDPRVRVEFLVRQKKRFRFRHWQAEIGGDLCAAHDISLGGQRYTAAINADAMGKSIQGAGGALVLGTAFKSMIMRTQHHADYQRKSPERWLMDCLLELQDIFVSFDGRMLVSAFLSLTEQRSGAFYYINAEHPRPALLRKGVVEYLGLESQLLRKLGVEHADLAPMVATFALEPDDILIMGSDGRDDLHIANDEQGRRIINEDMDLFRQIVAEAGGDLRGIHDGLVRRGILTDDLTLLRLSYCEDWSAASRTTFDDSWTKAIAEARRLWQLRDFAAAAEALQSARKSGLDLPREALLIAADCALRLRQGKEALQHAMAALQMQPADSDALYRASQAARLAGDFQLAVELGERLRLRRPLDGAALALLADSCRRCGDSRRASSLLERALQIAPEHQAVQQIQRSFQAR